In the Deltaproteobacteria bacterium genome, one interval contains:
- a CDS encoding DUF2283 domain-containing protein — translation MRFTYDPRYNVAYISFQEKRAEVETIRVSDELAVDLAPDGTVYGIELLNANQQLQREHMGTLLVINEATGERTELPLAVR, via the coding sequence ATGCGATTCACGTATGACCCTCGTTACAATGTTGCCTACATCAGTTTTCAGGAAAAGCGCGCTGAAGTGGAGACGATTCGGGTGAGTGATGAGTTGGCTGTGGACCTTGCCCCCGATGGCACGGTTTACGGTATCGAACTGTTGAACGCTAACCAGCAATTACAACGAGAGCACATGGGAACGCTCTTAGTTATTAACGAGGCCACTGGGGAACGCACGGAATTGCCCCTTGCCGTTCGTTAA